A portion of the Bombus terrestris chromosome 3, iyBomTerr1.2, whole genome shotgun sequence genome contains these proteins:
- the LOC100649724 gene encoding uncharacterized protein LOC100649724 isoform X4, whose protein sequence is MSNPYRARPTRSRINHSLGYGTHNQNIWNPMSRVPPEVSSNDSVQHQPPLLNQPKQSNDPWNNSWNWDFDKQADNQQQQPLQSEQQQQHYVPSYANQGQLIPNSIQDHYYQSVNGNKNDLLNQNLTSDRNIPGTVANRPPIPNHTDSFTSYSNYNRYQQYPPPPPPRTNSIKSGSMNFDQPQWAGDQQSQNVSYLQKSGVQNQKEQASRPTLVGSNYNWMKSNQTNVMTPQNWQKPAAVSGHWQDPKMDKEAQNFDDIGNQYTPPIQQTRSSQHLLPSTENKEYSINDTNDANNWSNQVHMSSQWNAQNRESAIPNQSQQVTQAYNANDEFNSWPQKNTEVSQSWKKTNDNNATQWLHEQQENNNLIEESVKQEVTGAVATNDWQQNRTIPSHHIHSNIIPAVDPNIEHEERKRSAPSLISSSVSSKDSNTQIKTNIAKSYPSDSRLNMSATPETISTVASSENISVQENNDFNLANDATERGKSNSTEELPIKLEQLNLGTKVNKNVESQNELKEAQSVNPQNAISNNGVTPDNISGLPLECAVLGTENAHSNDNQNLISQDHTALNPYQMSNIKSSDNIAQSGYDQWYSQDTLPLSSENTLYSKDNVRPPKEWSIEQNVENYENIQQPSEFINLEVVTPSLQERDIYGSRDSINKETLDNDPKPVPNSAKEVASTRDFRQEISNIEVPSVQQSTRSHSLLQAEQVPDNYEFASNDRNTFLETGELTDSHQEHEPSPPSQDDENDEVPNDIPFLREVPGQSSSIDPRRNDPTGQEQYVQTGQRLSDPRRNDPSGQEQGLQLRNMSERSERRDVPPGQERNVPLLSRSDSDTMERRNDPSGRERSLPPQQSRNDPSGEERYQSQPQIMLEPSETREIPGRGNESEDPVQQTEENLRQIPGGASSNEVTQSPDDRSNGRVVTGSQEGPVIGSAIQDQTSDSRNKREEAVGASIRESQGIPSASNRRDSYEDEDDEGGSGNSRDDSRERRRDSSSERRRYEYERKSAYYDREREYDDDYYYDRRRGGENDRTYNTRDEFDRREIPYREDDRKHHSRDDLDRHSREEVDRRGRPKEDLDDRDIRRRPDDRRKDRVDDGIRRRERDIRDYDLRYSRDRDYLDRDRRRDDRRPRRYDDYDIRDPYRREYYDDPYSRGSRPSSRSSYNDRDREYYMRSRDPYYPYNGYPGYDYGVHYASNYYAYIENLRRTNPAAYSEWYHKYYANQHQQQHISRGVVNYPEDRASVHSGRSSCDERTTGDKRTLADISMLEDSTTTSARMTPTKFSISHVYGCFSIGSLIHVHPAYPSDGERAKVDIFRLDNLLSHDPVARDLRAYPGPLIKQVGVTHKKTIIEYCENKIKRAASNEEMVDRASYILLYELMIMLIQQNGNVVGVDIAALLLRNKDAYPYDVNKQKSQDSGRRESIISQRSGASVGDSVQGSQDGATTSEKVESKPRKSTEQMTDEFRNTLLYGLVQEALEYAMNEGLWGHALFLASKLDKRTHASVMTRFANSLPYHDPLQTLYQLHSGRVPAVVTGISDPRWDDWRPHLAMIISNTSANPEINRRSITTLGDTLSARGDIYAAHFCYVLAQVDFGTYGASNIKLVLIGANHQKAYNVFFSTEAVMLTEIYEYARNLSEPGFTLVDLQTFKFDLAVKMVDHGLIEKALLYIEQIAVNIFNEPSKYKKSFINAVYNLGDRIRYHDPVYKDSIDEATTLTWFNNLAEIVGKCHEGEITENEVCVPQAKQESYNSIQNQEVHEMKQQQQWNTIQPEYREGPTSMMEAATTDTQSEWQPLSLPSNIPDTYDQSMQYTRNNEESCQYQQPQQQDYWTQDSYYQNNYGRNDSTITNWQQSTYSPEQSDIDNSQQQEKWNYKSSQPAISMTPSTKKQYDPLEELDALETPKPASKPAASAKKASEKPVEKKPSNSGGSWFGGLFSKLAPKPRNQMILPDDSNPTIVWDPVAKKWMNKDEDGDSNSATIAPPPKASDMGFRSPVPEQASQPPSQADDTSVNKFKLPRGRSMRANYIDVMNPGGSKNNAVPSSIPTPVTSPMVPMATSSPQLFIPAPVNDPSAPVDFLTSTEATAAVPTNVPENTSQGFSRWSSTSSLSREVQSYTMRDPRFLPQNKGPMMYNPNDMKNRSVKSIQQSRYPPR, encoded by the exons ATGAGT AATCCTTATAGAGCCAGACCAACTAGGTCTAGAATAAATCACAGCTTAGGCTATGGAACTCATAATCAAAATATATGGAATCCAATGTCTAGAGTACCACCTGAAGTATCGTCAAATGATTCTGTTCAACATCAACCACCACTTCTGAATCAGCCAAAACAGTCAAACGATCCTTGGAATAATTCATGGAATTGGGATTTTGACAAACAGGCAGAtaatcaacaacagcaaccgcTACAGTCagaacaacagcaacagcattATGTACCTTCTTATGCCAATCAAGGGCAGTTGATACCTAATTCCATTCAAGATCATTATTATCAAAGTGTTAACGGTAATAAGAATGATCTGCTCAATCAGAATTTGACATCAGACAGAAATATACCAGGGACAGTTGCTAATAGGCCACCAATTCCTAATCATACAGACTCTTTCACGtcttattcaaattataatcgATATCAGCAAtatccaccaccaccaccacctcgAACAAATTCTATTAAATCTGGATCTATGAATTTCGATCAACCACAATGGGCAGGTGATCAACAatctcaaaatgtttcatatttacaaaaGTCAGGTGTACAAAATCAAAAAGAGCAAGCATCACGTCCTACTTTAGTTGGTAGCAATTATAATTGGATGAAGTCTAATCAAACAAATGTAATGACCCCACAAAATTGGCAAAAACCAGCTGCTGTATCAGGACATTGGCAGGATCCAAAAATGGACAAAGAGGCACAAAATTTTGATGATATAGGTAATCAATATACACCACCAATACAACAAACTAGATCAAGCCAGCACCTTCTACCTTCTactgaaaataaagaatattctaTAAATGATACGAATGATGCAAATAATTGGTCCAATCAAGTTCATATGTCTTCACAATGGAATGCTCAGAACCGCGAATCTGCAATACCTAATCAAAGTCAGCAAGTAACACAAGCTTACAATGCTAATGATGAATTTAATTCTTGGCCTCAAAAAAATACTGAAGTCTCACAATCTTGGAAAAAGACCAATGACAATAATGCAACTCAGTGGTTACATGAACAacaggaaaataataatttaatagaagAAAGTGTTAAACAGGAAGTCACTGGTGCAGTTGCTACAAATGATTGGCAACAAAATCGTACAATACCATCTCATCATATTCATTCTAATATTATTCCAGCAGTAGATCCAAATATAGAACATGAAGAAAGAAAACGGTCTGCTCCTTCATTAATTTCAAGTTCTGTCAGCTCTAAAGATTCTAATACACAGATAAAAACAAATATTGCTAAATCATATCCATCCGACTCCCGGCTTAATATGTCTGCTACTCCTGAAACTATATCAACTGTTGCAAGTTCTGAAAATATTTCTGTGCAAGAGAACAATGATTTTAATTTAGCAAATGATGCAACAGAACGGGGTAAAAGTAATTCAACTGAAGAGTTGCCTATAAAATTAGAACAGTTAAATCTTGGtactaaagtaaataaaaatgttgaaagtCAAAATGAGTTGAAGGAAGCACAATCTGTTAATCCTCAAAATGCGATTTCCAATAATGGTGTTACACCTGATAATATATCTGGATTGCCTTTAGAATGTGCTGTACTCGGTACAGAAAATGCTCATTCCAATGATAATCAAAATCTTATTAGTCAAGATCATACAGCGCTTAATCCGTATCAAATGTCAAACATTAAGTCTTCAGACAATATAGCACAAAGTGGATATGATCAATGGTATAGCCAAGATACATTGCCACTTTCCTCAGAAAATACATTGTATTCGAAAGATAATGTTCGTCCACCAAAAGAATGGAGTATAGAACAAAATGTAGAGAACTATGAAAATATCCAACAGCCTtcagaatttataaatttagaagTAGTCACGCCATCATTACAAGAACGAGATATATATGGCTCAAGAGATTCTATAAATAAGGAAACTTTAGATAATGATCCTAAACCAGTTCCAAATTCTGCCAAGGAGGTAGCCAGTACACGTGATTTTAGACAAGAAATAAGTAATATTGAAGTACCCTCTGTACAGCAGTCCACACGATCTCATTCCCTTCTTCAGGCAGAACAG gtGCCAGATAATTACGAGTTCGCATCAAACGATAGAAATACTTTTCTGGAAACCGGAGAATTAACCGATTCTCATCAAGAACATGAACCGAGTCCACCAAGTCAAGATGATGAAAATGACGAAGTGCCTAATGACATTCCCTTTTTACGCGAAGTACCGGGGCAATCAAGTTCCATAGATCCACGTAGAAATGATCCAACCGGGCAAGAACAATATGTTCAGACTGGTCAAAGATTGTCTGATCCAAGAAGAAATGATCCGTCTGGTCAAGAGCAAGGTCTTCAGTTAAGGAATATGTCTGAAAGATCAGAAAGGCGCGATGTTCCTCCTGGACAAGAAAGAAATGTTCCTTTACTCTCACGATCAGATTCCGACACGATGGAACGGCGGAACGATCCATCTGGCAGAGAACGGTCTCTGCCTCCGCAACAATCACGAAATGATCCATCTGGAGAAGAAAGATATCAGTCACAACCCCAAATTATGTTAGAACCAAGTGAGACACGGGAAATACCTGGAAGAGGTAATGAATCTGAAGATCCTGTTCAGCAGACTGAAGAAAACCTTAGACAAATACCGGGCGGTGCATCTTCCAACGAAGTTACTCAGTCACCGGATGACAGATCTAATGGAAGAGTAGTTACAGGCTCTCAAGAAGGTCCTGTTATAGGCT CTGCAATACAGGATCAGACCAGTGACTCAAGAAACAAACGCGAGGAAGCTGTTGGCGCATCAATACGCGAAAGTCAAGGAATTCCTAGTGCATCGAATCGTAGAGATTCGTATGAAGATGAGGATGATGAAGGAGGATCCGGAAATAGTAGAGATGATAGCAGAGAAAGACGGCGTGACAGTAGCTCGGAACGCCGAAGATACGAATACGAACGAAAAAGCGCGTA TTACGATCGTGAGCGGGAATATGATGATGATTATTATTACGATCGCCGTCGTGGAGGAGAAAACGATCGAACATATAATACTCGCGATGAATTCGATCGTCGAGAAATTCCTTATCGAGAAGATGATCGCAAGCATCATAGTCGAGACGATCTAGATAGGCATTCAAGAGAAGAGGTTGATAGAAGAGGCAGACCTAAAGAAGATCTAGATGATAGAGACATTAGAAGAAGACCTGACGATCGCAGAAAAGATAGGGTTGATGATGGAATACGACGCAGGGAAAGAGATATTAGAGACTATGATTTACGATATTCTAGAGATCGCGATTATCTTGACCGTGACAGAAGAAGAGACGATAGACGACCAAGACGATACGATGATTACGATATAAGAGATCCATATAGGAGAGAATATTATGACGATCCTTATAGTAGAGG ATCCAGACCATCCAGTAGATCCTCCTATAATGATAGAGATCGAGAGTATTACATGCGATCGAGAGATCCGTATTATCCTTATAAtg GATATCCTGGATACGATTATGGTGTTCATTATGCCAGTAACTATTATGCATACATTGAAAATTTGCGACGTACAAATCCTGCTGCTTATTCGGAATGGTATCATAAATATTATGCTAATCAACATCAACAACAACACATTTCTCGTGGTGTTGTTAATTATCCTGAAGACAGAGCAAGTGTCCATTCTGGACGCAGTTCTTGCGACGAAAG aacAACTGGTGATAAACGAACTTTAGCTGATATATCTATGCTTGAAGATTCAACAACTACCTCTGCACGTATGACACCAACTAAGTTCTCTATTTCACATGTATATG gATGTTTCTCTATTGGATCATTGATACATGTGCATCCAGCTTATCCATCTGATGGTGAAAGAGCCAAAGTAGACATTTTTAGATTGGACAATCTACTTTCACATGATCCAGTAGCACGCGATTTACGTGCCTATCCTGGTCCCCTAATTAAGCAAGT GGGTGTGACTCATAAAAAGACCATTATCGAATATTgtgagaataaaattaaaagggCAGCGTCAAACGAAGAGATGGTTGATCGTGCTTCATACATACTTTTATATGAACTAATGATTATGTTGATTCAACAAAATGGa AATGTTGTCGGCGTTGATATAGCAGCATTGTTACTCAGAAATAAAGATGCATATCCTTACGATGTAAATAAGCAAAAGTCGCAGGATTCAGGAAGAAGAGAATCGATAATATCTCAAAGATCGGGAGCCTCAGTTGGAGATAGTGTTCAAGGCAGTCAAGATGGTGCAACGACATCCGAAAAAGTCGAAAGTAAGCCACGGAAAAGCACTGAACAAATGACAGACGAATTTAGAAATACGTTACTTTATGGATTAGTCCAAGAAGCAttag aaTATGCAATGAACGAAGGTCTTTGGGGGCATGCACTCTTCTTAGCTAGCAAATTGGATAAACGTACGCATGCATCTGTAATGACACGTTTTGCTAATAGTTTACCGTATCACGATCCATTGCAAACTTTATATCAACTTCATTCTGGCCGTGTGCCAGCTGTTGTTACTGGTATATCGGATCCTCGATGGGATGACTGGAGACCTCATTTAGCAATGATTATATCCAACACATCTGCTAATCCAGAAATTAATCGTCGTTCAATTACAACTCTCGGTGATACACTTTCTGCACGAGGAGATATTTATGCAGCGCATTTCTGTTACGTACTTGCACAAGTTGATTTTGGTACCTATGGAGCAAGTAATATAAAACTTGTACTGATCGGTGCAAACCATCAGAAAGCATACAATGTATTTTTCTCAACGGAAGCCGTTATGCTCACGGAAATATACGAATATGCCAGAAATCTTAGTGAACCAGGTTTTACATTAGTAGATCTACAAACCTTTAAGTTCGACTTGGCAGTAAAAATGGTAGATCATGGATTAATAGAGAAAGCTTTACTATATATAGAACAAATTGCAGTAAACATTTTTAACGAGCCATCGAAGTACAAAAAGTCGTTTATTAATGCGGTGTATAATTTAGGAGACAGGATTAGGTATCATGATCCTGTCTATAAAGATTCTATCGATGAAGCTACAACTTTAACTTGGTTCAATAATCTAGCTGAAATCGTTGGTAAATGCCAT GAGGGAGAAATTACCGAAAATGAAGTTTGCGTTCCTCAAGCAAAACAAGAATCGTATAACAGTATACAAAATCAAGAAGTGCATGAGATGAAACAACAACAGCAGTGGAACACGATTCAACCCGAATACAGAGAAGGTCCAACGTCGATGATGGAAGCAGCCACGACTGATACACAGTCAGAATGGCAGCCATTATCTCTACCGTCGAATATACCGGATACATATGACCAAAGTATGCAGTATACGAGAAATAACGAAGAATCTTGTCAATATCAACAACCTCAACAGCAAGATTATTGGACTCAAGACTCTTATTATCAAAACAATTATGGAAGAAATGATAGTACCATCACAAATTGGCAACAATCGACATATTCTCCAGAACAAAGTGATATTGACAACTCTCAACAGCAAGAAAAATGGAACTATAAG TCATCGCAACCGGCAATTTCGATGACACCGTCAACGAAAAAACAGTACGATCCATTGGAAGAATTGGATGCCCTCGAGACTCCGAAACCAGCCTCGAAACCTGCAGCTTCAGCTAAAAAAGCATCAGAAAAACCAGTCGAAAAGAAGCCTTCTAACAGCGGAGGTTCTTGGTTTGGCGGCCTCTTCAGCAAACTTGCTCCAAAACCAAGGAACCAGATGATTCTTCCAGATGACAGTAACCCGACG ATCGTTTGGGATCCGGTTGCTAAAAAATGGATGAATAAAGACGAAGACGGAGATAGTAATTCGGCTACAATAGCTCCCCCTCCGAAAGCTTCTGACATGGGATTTAGATCACCTGTGCCTGAACAAGCTTCTCAACCACCTTCGCAGGCAGATGACACCTCTGTGAACAAATTTAAATTACCCAGAGGTAGAAGTATGCGTGCTAATTATATAGATGTAATGAATCCAGGTGGTTCAAAAAATAACGCAGTACCTTCAAGTATACCAACCCCAGTAACATCTCCAATGGTACCTATGGCTACGTCATCACCTCAGCTATTCATCCCTGCTCCAG ttaaCGATCCAAGTGCTCCTGTAGACTTCTTAACTTCAACGGAAGCAACAGCAGCCGTACCTACGAACGTTCCTGAGAATACATCTCAAGGG TTCTCTCGATGGAGCTCAACCAGCTCGTTATCGCGAGAGGTGCAGAGCTACACTATGAGGGATCCGCGTTTTCTCCCACAGAACAAG GGACCAATGATGTACAACCCGAACGACATGAAGAATCGTTCAGTGAAGAGCATACAGCAGAGTCGGTACCCTCCACGATAA